The following are encoded in a window of Myxococcota bacterium genomic DNA:
- a CDS encoding metallophosphoesterase, producing MSEPDATRAKRIRALAMGVFAVLGVGFLHLTHRYLYQRLVVDPGWGGSWETWGALIVTGLGALLVLQPIAERTLPHRLGRFIAWPASVWMGAGFWLLLLLFATDAALWVVGSEAHAASQASVVSNGALWRAVFVGGVTAVALGFGLRSGLGGPELRRETFEIEAWPAALDGFRIVQISDIHIGPILDRRFSASLTTRVNALDPDLVAVTGDLVDGSARWLAEEVAPFAGLRGRHGVFFVTGNHDHYSGAQAWVDEVEALGMRPLRNERVEIGTDAASFDLVGVDDHHAHFVGDGREDLMRALEGRDPDRAAVLLAHDPATYKAARHEALDLQLSGHTHGGQLWPFVYFVRLATRYVAGRYREGRAHLYVSRGTGFWGPPIRFGAPAEITEITLRCAPAAAS from the coding sequence ATGAGCGAGCCCGACGCCACTCGCGCAAAGCGCATCCGCGCCCTGGCCATGGGCGTCTTCGCCGTGCTCGGTGTGGGCTTTCTCCATCTGACGCACCGCTATCTCTACCAGCGGCTCGTCGTCGATCCGGGTTGGGGCGGTTCCTGGGAAACCTGGGGGGCTCTGATCGTCACCGGGTTGGGCGCGCTGCTCGTGCTGCAGCCGATCGCCGAGCGCACCTTGCCCCATCGGCTCGGGCGCTTCATCGCTTGGCCCGCCTCGGTGTGGATGGGAGCGGGGTTCTGGCTCCTGCTGCTCTTGTTCGCGACCGACGCAGCGCTCTGGGTGGTGGGCAGCGAGGCCCATGCGGCCAGCCAGGCGAGCGTCGTTTCGAACGGCGCGCTGTGGCGGGCGGTGTTCGTCGGTGGGGTGACCGCGGTGGCACTGGGCTTCGGCCTGCGTTCCGGACTCGGCGGCCCGGAGCTGCGTCGCGAGACCTTCGAGATCGAGGCCTGGCCGGCCGCACTGGATGGGTTCCGGATCGTCCAGATCTCGGACATCCACATCGGCCCGATCCTCGATCGACGCTTCTCCGCGTCACTCACCACGCGCGTGAACGCCTTGGATCCGGATCTCGTCGCCGTCACGGGGGATCTCGTCGACGGCAGCGCTCGCTGGCTCGCGGAAGAAGTGGCTCCCTTCGCCGGGCTGCGCGGGCGTCACGGGGTCTTCTTCGTGACGGGGAATCACGATCACTACTCGGGCGCCCAGGCCTGGGTCGACGAGGTCGAAGCATTGGGCATGCGTCCCCTGCGAAACGAACGCGTCGAGATCGGCACGGACGCGGCGAGCTTCGATCTCGTGGGAGTCGACGATCATCATGCCCACTTCGTCGGGGATGGGCGCGAGGACCTCATGCGGGCGCTCGAAGGGCGCGATCCCGATCGCGCCGCCGTGCTGCTCGCCCACGATCCCGCCACCTACAAGGCCGCGCGCCACGAAGCCCTCGATCTCCAACTCTCTGGCCACACGCACGGCGGTCAACTCTGGCCCTTCGTCTACTTCGTGCGTCTCGCCACCCGCTACGTCGCTGGCCGCTATCGGGAGGGCCGCGCGCACCTCTACGTGAGCCGCGGCACCGGGTTCTGGGGTCCGCCGATCCGCTTCGGGGCTCCGGCAGAGATCACCGAGATCACACTGCGTTGCGCACCGGCTGCGGCCTCCTGA
- a CDS encoding PEP-CTERM sorting domain-containing protein: MAERAPAQKQHGKKRHSLAAFLILLLPAFMFLGILAPGAVTVEYEEEEEDYASATFRRIRSSKRPLIGPNDFTKGTASRPVDIEALFKSSRYRGRQGVLVAGLPSFPRSQGDSIVLDEAEYASAALFADAVDELRVDVTPLWDPELFDIIPPPGGGFGFEQFNNFSGSPDPPTGDPGPPPPPIVPEPGTFALLTAGLAALAARRRRSS, translated from the coding sequence ATGGCCGAACGGGCTCCGGCACAGAAGCAGCACGGCAAGAAGCGGCACAGCCTGGCCGCTTTCCTGATCCTGCTGTTGCCGGCGTTCATGTTCCTCGGGATTCTGGCGCCGGGTGCGGTCACCGTGGAGTACGAGGAGGAGGAGGAAGACTACGCGTCCGCCACCTTCCGCCGCATTCGGTCTTCGAAGCGCCCTCTGATCGGTCCCAACGATTTCACGAAGGGAACCGCTTCGCGTCCGGTCGACATCGAGGCGCTGTTCAAGAGCAGTCGCTATCGCGGACGCCAAGGGGTCCTCGTCGCAGGGCTGCCGAGCTTCCCGCGCAGCCAGGGCGACAGCATCGTCCTCGACGAAGCCGAGTACGCATCCGCCGCCTTGTTCGCGGACGCCGTCGACGAGCTGCGCGTCGACGTGACGCCGCTCTGGGATCCGGAGCTCTTCGACATCATTCCGCCGCCCGGTGGCGGCTTCGGTTTCGAGCAGTTCAACAACTTCAGCGGAAGTCCGGATCCGCCCACCGGCGATCCGGGACCACCGCCGCCGCCCATCGTTCCCGAGCCGGGGACCTTCGCGCTGCTCACCGCCGGCCTCGCGGCCCTCGCCGCACGCCGCCGCCGCTCGTCCTAG